A region of the Candidatus Dadabacteria bacterium genome:
TTCATGCGCCGCCGTATGTAGTATTCCTGAAAGTGCATCTCGCCCCCGCCGGTGTCAATCCAGGTCTCCACGCGGGCATCCGTCATCGGAAAAACCTCCGCCTTTGAGTCCGCCCCCAGCCGCCGCGATATTTCACGGGTCGCCCCGGAAAGCGTCTTTCCCTCCGCAAGCATCCGTGTTCTCAGTATGTGGACGGCGAGGTCTCCGTCGCCGATGTTGAACCACGCCTCCTCCCCCAGCGCGCGGAGCGACCCGATAAAATTGAAACTGTCGCCGCGAATTCCCCAGCCCTTTTTTTTGTCAACCAGCCCGCAAAGCCAGTAGATAACGGTGTCAATGTCGGGCGATATGTTGAGCCCCCACAGCCGGATGTCGTCCGCCGTGTTGACAATAACGGACGGCTTTTCCCCGTCCGCCGCAAGCGCAAGACCCTTGAGAAATTTGCCCGCGCCGACCCCGCCTCCGAGAGAGGTAATCATTTTCTCCGGGAAGCATATATGAAAAAGTTTCCGTTGCGGGGTTTTTTCGGTATACAATAGAAGCCGAGGTTGGGCTTGGCGCACGGTTATGGGCACGGGCCTGAAAGAAAACAGAAACTCCTGGGTCGCGC
Encoded here:
- the cofD gene encoding 2-phospho-L-lactate transferase; translated protein: MITSLGGGVGAGKFLKGLALAADGEKPSVIVNTADDIRLWGLNISPDIDTVIYWLCGLVDKKKGWGIRGDSFNFIGSLRALGEEAWFNIGDGDLAVHILRTRMLAEGKTLSGATREISRRLGADSKAEVFPMTDARVETWIDTGGGEMHFQEYYIRRRMKPRPLGVRFRGIETAAPAPGVAEAIRDAEKIIICPSNPVISVGPVLGVPGVREAVREARAPVAAISPIVGGRALKGPADRLMRAQGHEVSPLGVARMYADFLSLMVIDRTDASYAPLIEKEGIAALVADTVISDARAAEALARRTLEKLDSLR